Proteins encoded by one window of Bradyrhizobium sp. B097:
- a CDS encoding DUF899 domain-containing protein — protein MSRPAENDRGGLAAMQTPPVVSREAWEAARLEMLVKEKAQLRARDALAAERRRMPWMAVEKAYVFEGPNGKASLLDLFEGRRQLIIYRAFFEPGVFGWPDHACRGCSLGADQVGHLSHLNQRDTTLAYASRAPQTDIARLKARMEWEMPWYTITDSFDADFGVAEWHGHNVFVRDGERIFRTYLVNSRGDEAMGTVWSYLDITPFGRQELWEDSPKGYPQGPTYKWWNWHDNYEAEAAPNAKWAAVTDAGEAAFRKIAEQERKAT, from the coding sequence ATGAGCAGACCGGCTGAAAACGATCGCGGCGGACTGGCGGCAATGCAAACCCCGCCCGTGGTGTCGCGGGAGGCGTGGGAGGCGGCGCGTCTGGAGATGCTGGTGAAGGAAAAGGCGCAGCTGCGAGCGCGCGACGCACTAGCCGCCGAACGGCGGCGGATGCCGTGGATGGCAGTCGAGAAGGCCTATGTCTTCGAGGGACCGAACGGCAAGGCGAGCCTGCTCGATTTGTTCGAAGGCCGCCGGCAGCTGATCATCTACCGCGCGTTCTTCGAGCCTGGCGTGTTCGGCTGGCCGGATCACGCCTGCCGCGGTTGCTCACTCGGCGCCGATCAGGTCGGCCATCTCTCGCATCTGAACCAACGCGACACCACGCTGGCCTACGCCTCGCGCGCACCCCAGACCGACATCGCGCGGCTGAAGGCACGGATGGAGTGGGAGATGCCGTGGTACACGATCACCGATAGCTTTGATGCCGACTTCGGCGTCGCCGAATGGCACGGCCACAACGTGTTCGTCCGCGACGGCGAGCGAATCTTCCGCACCTATCTCGTCAACAGCCGCGGCGATGAAGCGATGGGTACGGTGTGGAGCTATCTCGACATCACGCCGTTCGGCCGCCAGGAGCTCTGGGAGGACTCGCCCAAGGGTTATCCGCAGGGCCCGACCTACAAATGGTGGAACTGGCACGACAATTACGAGGCCGAAGCCGCGCCGAACGCGAAGTGGGCGGCGGTGACCGACGCCGGCGAAGCTGCGTTCCGCAAGATCGCCGAGCAGGAACGCAAGGCGACTTGA
- a CDS encoding MarR family transcriptional regulator: MKQAAPAADDGLKLSTWLPYRLFLVAAQVARPLESFYSETFGLSQAGWRILAVIAERDAANASEIGRACALDPFAVSRGIGQLTDLGFAVRRPGKTDRRFAAVSVTRSGRTAFNRIAALGSAIEARLLTRLTESERTTLDSALTRLEGESARIDAAGWRALLDNAVTP; encoded by the coding sequence ATGAAACAAGCTGCTCCCGCGGCCGACGATGGCCTGAAGCTCAGCACCTGGCTGCCCTATCGCTTGTTCCTCGTCGCGGCGCAGGTCGCCCGCCCGCTCGAGAGTTTTTACAGCGAGACGTTCGGACTGAGCCAGGCCGGCTGGCGCATCCTCGCCGTGATCGCCGAGCGCGACGCAGCCAACGCCTCCGAGATCGGCCGCGCCTGCGCACTCGACCCGTTCGCGGTCAGCCGCGGGATCGGTCAGCTTACAGATCTCGGCTTTGCGGTGCGACGTCCCGGCAAGACCGATCGTCGCTTCGCCGCTGTGAGCGTCACCCGCAGCGGGCGAACTGCGTTCAACCGGATCGCCGCATTGGGCAGCGCGATCGAGGCGCGGCTACTGACGCGCCTCACCGAGAGCGAGCGGACAACACTCGATTCCGCCCTCACCCGGCTCGAGGGGGAAAGCGCACGGATCGACGCCGCCGGCTGGCGCGCGCTGCTCGACAACGCCGTAACGCCATGA